The genome window ATAAAAAACATCCATCTGAATTAAAATTTGTGATGGTCGATCCGAAAAAAGTTGAGCTTACTTTATATTCTAAAATAGAGCGTCATTATTTAGCAAAATTACCAGATTCGGAAGAAGCAATTATCACAGATAATACAAAAGTAATTAACACGTTAAATTCACTTTGTATTGAAATGGATGATCGTTACGAATTATTAAAAAATGCTTTCGTTCGAAATATCAAAGAATATAACGCGAAATTTAAACAACGCAAATTAAATCCAGAAGTAGGTCATAGATTCTTACCGTATATTGTATTAATTGTGGATGAGTTTGCAGATTTGATTATGACAGCTGGTAAAGAAGTTGAATTACCGATTGCTCGTTTGGCTCAGTTGGCTCGTGCCGTTGGTATTCACTTGATTGTTGCGACTCAACGTCCATCTGTAAATGTGATTACAGGAACAATTAAAGCCAATTTTCCAGGACGTGTCGCTTTCCGTGTAACGTCAAAAATCGATTCGAGAACAATTTTAGATTCGCAAGGAGCCGATCAATTAATTGGTAAAGGTGATATGTTGTACACAACTGGAAACGAATTAATACGTTTACAATGTGCGTTTGTGGATACACCAGAAGTAGATAAAATAACCGAATTTATTGGTGAACAACGTGGTTATCCAGATGCGATGCATTTGCCAGAATATGTTGGCGAAGAAGGTGGTTCTAATTTAGATATTGATTTATCTGATCGTGATGTACTTTTTGAAGATGCTGCAAGATTAATTGTAATGAATCAACAAGGTTCCGCGTCTTTATTACAACGAAAATTAAAATTAGGATATAACCGTGCCGGACGATTGATTGATCAATTGGAAGCTGCCGGAATTGTTGGTCCTTTCGAAGGAAGTAAAGCAAGACAAGTGTTGATACAAGATGACATGAGTTTGGAACAGTTGTTGAATAATTTGAACTAAAATTTATTAAAAACAGATAGAAATTAAATTGTATGAAAAAGATAATCTATTCTTTCATACTCTTATTAGTAGGGGTTGGAACATTAAACGCTCAATCAGCAAAACAAATCTTAGACAAAGTTTACGCTAAATATACCAACGCAAACTCGTATTACATCAAATTTGATTTTAGCCATAATGCAAATGGAAAATCAACAAGTCGTTCGGGAGAAGTTTTTGCAATGAAACAAAAATTTAACTTGAATGTAGGCGACATCAACCAAATTTTTACAGGAACTAAATTATATACAATTGCAAAAGATGACAAAGAAGTCACTATTTCTGATGCATCTAACACAGATGATTTCTTAACACCAACTAAAGTTTTGAACACATATCGTACTGATTTCAGCTACGCTTTAACAGATAAAAAAACCGTTGGAGGAAAAACAATTCAGTATATAAAATTAACGCCAACTAAAACTTCTACAATCAAATATTCGGTTTTGGGAGTGAATACAGCGAATAATGAAATCTACGATTACAAGGAATATGGTAAAAATGGCGACACAACATCAATCATTGTAAAAGATTACGTTCAAAATTTACTTATTCACAAAAGTTACTTTAACTTTGACCAAAAGAAATATAAGTCGCAAGGCTATATGATTACTCAATTATAATCAATGTTAAAAAAACTTGACTGGTATATAATCAAGACCTTTTTAGGTCCATTTTTTTTCATATTTAGTGTTCTATTTTTCATCTTTATCGTGCAATTTGCATGGCAACAAATGGAAAAATTTGTTGGAAAAGGTTTAGAATGGTACACTATTACCGAATTACTTTTTTGGTTAGGAATTAACGTTATTCAGCTTGTATTACCGCTTACAATCCTTTTGGGGTCTATTATGACCATGGGAGGTTTTGGAGAACGATACGAATTAGCTGCAATGAAAGCATCTGGAATTTCACTTACCAGAATCCTTGCTCCATTATTTACGTTAGTCGCTTTAATGTCTGTCGGATTGTATTTTTTCGGAGACAAAGTGATGCCTTATTCCCAACAAAAAGCGCGAACAATGTACTTCAATATCTTACAAACCAAACCAACGGTAAGTATGAAAGAAGGTGTTTTTATCGAAACCGTTCCCGGATTTCAGATGAAAATTAATAAAGTTTCGGGCGAAAATTCAGAAAAATTAGAAGACGTTTTTGTCCATCAAAATGCACCTTTTGGTGAAAATACGATGACAATTATTGCGAAAAAAGGAAATCTTGCTCCAGACAAAAATGACAACCATTATCTAAAAATGGAACTTTTTGATGGAATTGCTTATACCGATAATATCAAAAATAAAAACTTTGATCAACGTAAACGTCAAGAAAATCAATATACTAAATTTGATACATTAAACTATTATATTGACATTTCAGATATTCTAAATTCTGGTAAAGACGAAGATCCAGGAAACTCTTACAAATACTTGGACGGAAAAGGTTTAAGACATCTTATCGATTCATTAAACACAGATTATAAGAAGTATTACAAAGATTTGAAAACGAATATGTTTAATCAAAACTATTTCTATTCAATCAAAGTAAAAGATATTGATACGGTAAAAACAAATATGATTTTTGACTTGAAAGAGCGAAATCGTCAAGAACAAGATCAAGTTCTTAATCAAGCCGTACAAATGGTAAATCGTGATCAAGAAAATATGACGTTTTCTGAACAAGAAATTGTAAACAGAGAAAAGTTATATTCAAAAGTAAATATTCATTACCAACGAAATTTCTCGTATGCAGTAACATGTATTATTTTCTTTTTGATTGGATCATCATTAGGTGCAATCGTAAAAAAAGGAGGAATCGGAATGCCAGTTGTCATTTCAATTATCATTTTCGTTATTTATTTTATCCTTAATTTCTCGGCAGAAAATATGGCGAAAAACGGAAAATTAGATCCAACTTTTGCCGCTTGGGCAGCGAATATTATCGCGCTTCCTTTCTCTATTTTGTTTAGTTACAAAGCCAATCAAGATTCTGGATTATTTGACATCAGTATTTACGTTGATCCAATTGTAAAATACTTTAATAAGTTTAAGAAAACAAACAAAAACGAGGAGCATTCTCGTTATCAATAACATAAAACAATGGAAAATAGATCATCTCAATTAAACACAATTGAAGAAGCTTTAGAAGATTTAAAACAAGGAAAAGTTATCATTGTAGTTGACGATGAAGATCGTGAAAATGAAGGAGATTTCCTATGTATCGCCGAATTTGCAACACCAGAAGTCATCAACTTTATGGTTACGCACGGACGCGGATTGGTTTGTACGCCACTTACACAACAAAGATGTAAAGCATTAGGTTTGGACCTTATGGTTGGACACAATACGGCTATTTACGAAACTAATTTTACTGTTTCTGTGGATTTACAAGGTCACGGATGTACGACAGGAATTTCGGCTTCGGATCGTTCTAAAACTATTCAAGCTTTAATTGACGAAAATACAAATCCAGATGATTTAGGAAAACCAGGACATATTTTCCCATTAATTGCAAAAGATGGTGGAGTTTTAGTTCGCATGGGACATACAGAAGCTGCTGTTGATTTGGCACGCATGGCGGGACATTATCCTGCTGGATGTATTGTCGAAATTTTAAAAGAAGATGGAGAAATGGCTCGTTTGCCAGAATTGTTAGAGATTGCGAAGAAATTTGATCTTAAAATTGTTTCGATTGAGGATTTGATTGCTTACCGATTAGAAAACGAATCATTAGTAAAACGTATCGAGCAATTTCCAGCAAAAACAAGATTCGGAGAATACGAATTAATCGCTTATCAACAAACAACAAATAATCAAGTTCACTTCGCTTTAAAAAAAGGAAAATGGACAAAAGATGATGTAGTTCCAGTTCGTGTAAAATCAACAAATAGCTATTATGATTTGTTTAGCGCTTTACAAAACGGCGAAACACCATTGTTAGAAAAAACAATGAACATCATTAATGAAGAAGAAAGAGGTGTTGTAATTTTTATTAATAACATTCAAAGTTCTGAGTTGATTGAACAAAAATTAGAGATTTTCAAAAGTTTTTCTGAAGGAAAATCAAAATCTGGTGTTTTACCAGCCGATGAAAAAGATCACGGAATTGGTTCTCAAATCATCAAAGATTTAGGCATCCAAAAAATGAATTTGATTACACGTACTTTAGAAGAACCGCATACTACACAATATGGTTTGGAAATTGTAAAATGCACTCAGTTATAAAATAAATTAAACTTTATACTAACGAAAGCAGTTCTGAAAAGAGCTGCTTTTTTTTTGTATCGTTCTGTAACCTTTTCGTTATATTGTAGTCTTATAATAAACACTATATGCGAAATAAAACGTTAGTTCTTGTACTCTTTATCATTTCAAGTATTGGATTTGGGCAAAAAACGAATTCAAAAAATATCTACATATCAGATATTGATAATTTTTGGGTCGCTTATGATAGTATTCAATCAACAAATGATTATTCTCAAAAAATAAAGTTTATCAACACTTTATACATCGACAAAGGAACAAAAGGTTTAAAAACTTTTATGAAAGTAAGAGATTATAGTGACACTATTTACGTTAAACTTATTGATAGTTATCCTAAATTTTGGAATTCAGTAAGACCAAATACACTTACCATAAAGAATAAAACAAAAGAGTTAACTAAAACTGTAAAAAAACTCAAAAAACTATATCCAGAACTAAAAGAAGGTGAAATGTATTTTACAATTGGAGGTTTACGCTCGGGTGGAACTTTATATGAAAATATGGTTTTAGTTGGTGCTGAAATTGCAACAGGAACTCCAAAAACAGATGTTTCAGAATTTGAAAATAATTGGCTAAAAAATGTTTTTGCGAAGCAATCACTTGATAATATTATTTCACTAAATATTCATGAATATGTACACACGCAACAAAAACCAAATGAAAACAACTCATTATTACATCATACATTAAAAGAAGGTTCGTGCGATTTTATTACAGAACTTGTATTAGGAGAACCAATCGAAAAACAATATATTTTTTATGGAAAACAACATTTCGATGAATTGAAAAAACAATTTAAAGAAGAGATGTTTGTAGATGATTTTTCAAATTGGTTATACAATGGAGGACAAAAGGGTAAAGCTGCTGATTTGGGATATTTTATTGGATATGAAATATGTAAATCATATTATAATCAAGCTAAAAATAAAAAACAAGCGATAAAAGATATTATAGAACTGAATTATCAAGATGAAAAAGCAGTTGAAAATTTTCTTCGAAAATCTGGTTTTTATGAAGAAGGTTTTGATAAAAATCGATTATTAAAAGAATACGAAAAAAAACAACCTTATATCGTAAAAATTGAACCTTTCGGAAATGGTTCAACAAATGTAGATTCATCTATCAAAGAATTTAGAATTACATTTTCTAAACCAATGAATCCAAAAGAATATTCAATACAATTCTCAAAAAAAGGAAAAGAGTATAGTCCTAAGATTACAAAAGCTAATTTCTATAACAATAATACTACATTCGTTTTAAGTTTGGAATTAATTCCAACTAAAGAATATGAATTTGTAATTTCAAATCGTTTCAAATCAGAAGACGGATATGCTTTAAAATTAGATAATAATGAACTAATCGTAAATTTTAAAACTAAATAAAACAAAAAAAAGCTTCTCGGGATCGAGAAGCTTTCTTATTAATAATCATCATAATATTTAATGCGCATAATGTTTACGAGAAACAAAATGCAGAATTTTCTGAACTAATTTTGTGTTTTTATAAAGATTCCAGTTCATTAATAAAACACTGAACAAAATTACTGCCAAACCGTAAATTTGCAAATGAGTTACGACATCATCTGTAAAAAAATAACTCAATGCAACGGCTACAATAGGGTTTACATACGCATATGTAGAAACTTCCACAGCTGGACGATATTGCAACAACCAAACATATGATCCGAAAGCAAGAATAGAGCCAAAAGTTGTTAAATAAGCCATTGCCAACCAATCTTCTGTCGCTACATTCGCAAAATTGAAATTAGCATATTCTCCATTGAAAATTGCAACTGTATTAAACAAAACTCCAGCAGTAATCATTTGCCAAGCCGTTTTGACCATAATGTTCAAATCTTCTTTTGGTTTCGTAACTTCTTTTTTCTGCTTTTCTGTTACATATTTTGAATACAAAGAACCTAACGTCCAAGCAATCGAACAAAAGATAAGAACAATCAACCCAATCATGTTTAGGAACTGTTGATCTACATCTGCGTGCACAGTGGTTGTCTGTTCATAAAACAACATCAAAACACCAACAAAACCTAACAGAACACCTAAAACAGTAGGAATACTTGAAAAATTTTGTTTCCATTTCGGTTTATCT of Empedobacter falsenii contains these proteins:
- a CDS encoding LptF/LptG family permease — encoded protein: MLKKLDWYIIKTFLGPFFFIFSVLFFIFIVQFAWQQMEKFVGKGLEWYTITELLFWLGINVIQLVLPLTILLGSIMTMGGFGERYELAAMKASGISLTRILAPLFTLVALMSVGLYFFGDKVMPYSQQKARTMYFNILQTKPTVSMKEGVFIETVPGFQMKINKVSGENSEKLEDVFVHQNAPFGENTMTIIAKKGNLAPDKNDNHYLKMELFDGIAYTDNIKNKNFDQRKRQENQYTKFDTLNYYIDISDILNSGKDEDPGNSYKYLDGKGLRHLIDSLNTDYKKYYKDLKTNMFNQNYFYSIKVKDIDTVKTNMIFDLKERNRQEQDQVLNQAVQMVNRDQENMTFSEQEIVNREKLYSKVNIHYQRNFSYAVTCIIFFLIGSSLGAIVKKGGIGMPVVISIIIFVIYFILNFSAENMAKNGKLDPTFAAWAANIIALPFSILFSYKANQDSGLFDISIYVDPIVKYFNKFKKTNKNEEHSRYQ
- the ribB gene encoding 3,4-dihydroxy-2-butanone-4-phosphate synthase; translated protein: MENRSSQLNTIEEALEDLKQGKVIIVVDDEDRENEGDFLCIAEFATPEVINFMVTHGRGLVCTPLTQQRCKALGLDLMVGHNTAIYETNFTVSVDLQGHGCTTGISASDRSKTIQALIDENTNPDDLGKPGHIFPLIAKDGGVLVRMGHTEAAVDLARMAGHYPAGCIVEILKEDGEMARLPELLEIAKKFDLKIVSIEDLIAYRLENESLVKRIEQFPAKTRFGEYELIAYQQTTNNQVHFALKKGKWTKDDVVPVRVKSTNSYYDLFSALQNGETPLLEKTMNIINEEERGVVIFINNIQSSELIEQKLEIFKSFSEGKSKSGVLPADEKDHGIGSQIIKDLGIQKMNLITRTLEEPHTTQYGLEIVKCTQL
- a CDS encoding LolA family protein, which produces MKKIIYSFILLLVGVGTLNAQSAKQILDKVYAKYTNANSYYIKFDFSHNANGKSTSRSGEVFAMKQKFNLNVGDINQIFTGTKLYTIAKDDKEVTISDASNTDDFLTPTKVLNTYRTDFSYALTDKKTVGGKTIQYIKLTPTKTSTIKYSVLGVNTANNEIYDYKEYGKNGDTTSIIVKDYVQNLLIHKSYFNFDQKKYKSQGYMITQL
- a CDS encoding EamA family transporter; the protein is MKGNQPSKWLIIAAYFVVYVVWGSTYFFIDKALHGFSPFILGSFRFIAASTMLMGYCKLKGYKLWDKQIVKQCMFTGFMLLFIDMAGIIWSEQFLPSGIVAIMAASAAIWFIVLDKPKWKQNFSSIPTVLGVLLGFVGVLMLFYEQTTTVHADVDQQFLNMIGLIVLIFCSIAWTLGSLYSKYVTEKQKKEVTKPKEDLNIMVKTAWQMITAGVLFNTVAIFNGEYANFNFANVATEDWLAMAYLTTFGSILAFGSYVWLLQYRPAVEVSTYAYVNPIVAVALSYFFTDDVVTHLQIYGLAVILFSVLLMNWNLYKNTKLVQKILHFVSRKHYAH
- a CDS encoding gliding motility protein GldB-related protein gives rise to the protein MRNKTLVLVLFIISSIGFGQKTNSKNIYISDIDNFWVAYDSIQSTNDYSQKIKFINTLYIDKGTKGLKTFMKVRDYSDTIYVKLIDSYPKFWNSVRPNTLTIKNKTKELTKTVKKLKKLYPELKEGEMYFTIGGLRSGGTLYENMVLVGAEIATGTPKTDVSEFENNWLKNVFAKQSLDNIISLNIHEYVHTQQKPNENNSLLHHTLKEGSCDFITELVLGEPIEKQYIFYGKQHFDELKKQFKEEMFVDDFSNWLYNGGQKGKAADLGYFIGYEICKSYYNQAKNKKQAIKDIIELNYQDEKAVENFLRKSGFYEEGFDKNRLLKEYEKKQPYIVKIEPFGNGSTNVDSSIKEFRITFSKPMNPKEYSIQFSKKGKEYSPKITKANFYNNNTTFVLSLELIPTKEYEFVISNRFKSEDGYALKLDNNELIVNFKTK